One Passer domesticus isolate bPasDom1 chromosome 29, bPasDom1.hap1, whole genome shotgun sequence DNA window includes the following coding sequences:
- the LOC135287269 gene encoding LOW QUALITY PROTEIN: cytochrome P450 4F3-like (The sequence of the model RefSeq protein was modified relative to this genomic sequence to represent the inferred CDS: inserted 2 bases in 2 codons; deleted 2 bases in 1 codon): MSAQDAIRTCQRTLPPERALRQKADPVTPSAAPCDPVVTPPMPAPCPVPRSGSMAVATALGSLGAVALGTFVVALLLRWLQDVLVAVTRFRATCRQLNKFPIPSCCNWLLGHTGMGQSMEEALQQVDTLVAQYPHGCLWWGLPWLPVLCLFHPSTLRPLLSASGDGGAMEGLAIEAKRMLVAMDENGHTLLDEDIAAEADTFMFEGHDTTASGLAWLFYNLAGHPEHQERCRQEVQELLAGRDTADIEWEDLSQLPFTTMCIKNSLRLHPPVIAVSQCCTEDIALRDGRVIPKGVICLMSIYGSHHNPDLWPEPEVFNPLRFSPXNTKGQCLLSIIPFSAGPRNCIGQSFAMAEMKVAVALTLSRFVLRRDTARPPPRRKPELILRAEXGLWLLLEPLGVAEGHGSPGHGDILQGRCHSQGKSRE; encoded by the exons ATGTCAGCACAAGATGCCATCAGGACGTGTCAGAGGACGCTGCCACCAGAACGCGCATTACGACAAAAGGCGGATCCGGTGACACCCAGCGCGGCGCCATGTGACCCCGTGGTGACACCGCCCATGCCCGCCCcttgccctgtccccaggagcgGTTCCATGGCAGTGGCCACGGCGCTAGGTTCCCTGGGCGCGGTGGCCCTGGGCACCTTTGtggtggccctgctgctgcGGTGGCTCCAGGATGTGCTGGTGGCTGTCACCCGATTCCGGGCCACTTGTCGCCAGCTGAACAAGttccccatcccatcctgctGCAATTGGTTGCTGGGACACACCGGCATG ggccagagcaTGGAGGAAGCCCTACAGCAGGTGGACACCTTGGTGGCCCAGTACCCTCATGGCTGCCTCTGGTGGGGacttccctggctgcctgtcctgtgcctctTCCACCCCAGCACCCTCCGGCCACTCCTCAGTGCCTCAG GGGATGGTGGTGCCATGGAAGGGTTGGCCATAGAGGCCAAGAGGATGCTggtggccatg GACGAGAACGGCCACACCCTGTTGGACGAGGACATCGCGGCTGAGGCT GACACCTTCATGTTTGAGG GTCATGACACCACGGCCAGTGGCCTGGCATGGCTCTTCTACAACCTGGCTGGCCACCCTGAGCACCAGGAGCGATGCCGCCAGGAggtccaggagctcctggctggcCGGGACACAGCGGACATTGAATG GGAggacctgtcccagctgcccttcACCACCATGTGCATCAAGAACAGCCTgcggctgcaccctcctgtcatTGCTGTGTCCCAGTGCTGCACTGAGGACATCGCCCTGCGTGATGGCCGTGTCATCCCCAAGG GGGTCATCTGCCTGATGAGCATCTACGGGAGCCACCACAACCCAGACCTCTGGCCTGAGCCTGAG GTGTTCAACCCTCTGAGGTTCAGCC GAAACACCAAGGGACAGTGCCTGTTGTCCATCATCCCCTTCTCTGCTGGCCCCAG GAACTGCATCGGGCAGAGCTTTGCCATGGCTGAGATGAAGGTGGCAGTGGCACTGACACTGTCCCGGTTTGTGCTGCGGAGGGACACGGCGAGGCCACCCCCGCGCCGCAAGCCCGAGCTGATCCTGCGTGCTG gcgggctctggctgctgctggagccactgGGAGTGGCTGAGGGACATGGGTCAccaggacatggggacatcctGCAAGGGAGGTGTCACAGCCAGGGAAAGAGCAGGGAATAA
- the LOC135287380 gene encoding zinc finger protein 664-like, producing the protein MKGKAARKQKMPRDAEADKELRMGSREDKSPRQNLMDEAILSSSMAQEPNGAKKPRRSLRRRGSKPSPGCSKGKRPSLCQEGSQRSGQSSEVVASEQHDNGKKPHWCLECGKSFLKNSYLVVHQRIHTGERPYKCGECGKSFRISHHLMNHQRIHTGERPHECGECGQRFKISSALIVHRRTHTGERPYACGECGQSFRISSHLIRHQRIHTNERPYKCGECGKGFRRSSSLKLHQMTHTGIRPYVCGECGKGFRDSTGLIIHQTMHTGECPYTCSECGKSFMGNASLIMHQRIHTGERPYECGECGKSFSAPSALIFHQRIHTGERPYKCEECGKSFSKRSGLTVHQRIHTGERPYKCGECGKSFSQSSSLTVHQRIHTGEKHYECPECGERFQSRYRLLKHQQIHTE; encoded by the exons ATGAAGGGGAAGGCTGCGAGGAAGCAGAAGATGCCTCGGGACgctgaggcag acaaggagctgaggatggggagCAGGGAAGACAAATCCCCACGGCAGAACCTCATGGACGAGGCCATtttgagcagctccatggcacaggagccTAATGGGGCTAAAAAGCCTCGGAGATCCCTcaggaggaggggctccaaacccagcccaggatgctccaagggGAAAagacccagcctgtgccaggaaggcagccagaGATCTGGCCAGAGCTCTGAGGTGGTAGCCAGTGAGCAGCATGACAATGGCAAGAAGCCCCACTGGTGCTTGGAATGTGGGAAAAGTTTCCTCAAGAACTCCTACCTGGTCgtccaccagaggatccacaccggggaacGGCCATAtaagtgtggggaatgtgggaagagcttcaggatcAGCCACCACCTGATGaaccaccagaggatccacaccggggaacGGCCCcacgagtgtggggaatgtggacAGAGGTTCAAGATCAGCTCTGCCCTGATCGTCCACCgaaggacccacactggggaacggccctatgcgtgtggggaatgtggacagagcttcaggatcagctcccacctgatccgccaccagaggatccacaccaATGAACGGCCCTATAAATGTGGAGAatgtgggaaaggcttcaggaggagctccagcctgaaaCTCCACCAGATGACCCACACTGGGATACGCCCCTATgtgtgtggggagtgtgggaagggcttccgTGACAGCACTGGCCTGATCATCCACCAGACAATGCACACTGGGGAATGTCCCTACACGTGCTctgaatgtgggaagagcttcatggGGAACGCCAGCCTGATTAtgcaccagaggatccacactggggagaggccctacgagtgcggggaatgtgggaaaagcttcagtgCGCCCTCCGCCCTGATTttccaccagaggatccacactggagAGAGGCCCTACAaatgtgaggaatgtgggaaaagcttcagcaAGAGGTCCGGCCTGACTGTCCACCAGAGAAttcacactggggagaggccctacaagtgtggggaatgtgggaaaagcttcagccagagctccagcctgactgtccaccagaggatccacactggggagaagcaCTATGAGTGTCCTGAGTGTGGGGAGAGGTTTCAGAGCAGATACCGTCTCCTCAAGCATCAGCAGATTCACACAGAatag